GCCTGGTCCCGGGCTTGAGGGAGTTCCCGTCCTTGGAACACCACACCTGCGGCTCAGGTGTGCCCGTGGCGTTGCAGGTCAGgatcccctcctgcccctcgGTCCAGTTCTGCTGCGGGGGGCAGCGCTCGATGTCCAGCCGTGGTTTGACTGCGGAAAAGCCGGGATAAGGaccaggaaaagctgggatGGGGACCAGGAAAAGGAGGGATAAGGACCAGGAAAAGGTGGGATGGACCAGGAAAAGGAGGGATGGGGACCAGGAAAAGGAGGGATAAGGACCAGGAAAAGGAGGGATGGGGACCAGGAAAAGGAGGGATAAGGaccaggaaaagctgggatAAGGaccaggaaaagctgggatAAGGaccaggaaaaggcagcacaggggcCGGAATTCCCATCGGGAAGGCGGCGGCTGCGCTCTCACCCAGCACACGGATCCGCTGGGATTTTTTCCTCGGGGTGAAGCGGGTAATCTCGGCCACGCAGGtcacctccagcccctgctccgcgtcctcctcctgcacctgcACGCTGAAGGGCACCGGGGGCTTCTGAAACTCCCCCAGGTCTCTTTTACGGGCCTGCACCTTCACCTGGATGTCACTGAGGGCATcggctggcagggagcagttTCCCTTCAGCTCCGTGCCAGCCATGGTGGTGTTGGTGACGTCCAGCAGCGGCACGGGGACATCTGTGGGTGACAGCGGGGTTTGGTGGCACCGCGGTGTCACCTGgccagcccggcccagccctgcccggccccggcctGGCACGGTCACTCACAGTAGACCTGGAGGGTGGTGCTGGTCTGGACCTTCCTGCTGCCCACGTGGACGGTGCAGCCCAGCTGGACGCTGCCCTCCTTGGTGACGGTGACCGTGGCGGTGGCCTGGTGGCCGTCCTGGCTCAGTGTCACCGGCCAGGTGCGGTTGTTGGCGGTGATGGTGATGTTGGTGACGGGGACGGCGCTCCCGACGCTGCAGGTGACGTTGAACGGCTCCTTTGGCTTCGGCTCGGGGTCCGGGGCTGACAGGGACACGAGGGGACCCTCGgggggcactggcacagggaggggacactggggtgaGCCGTGgtgggaaaacagcaggaaaataatggGGGAAATCAGTGGGAAAAcggggaaaaatggggaaaacagcaggaaaataatggGGGAAATCAGTGGGAAAAcggggaaaaatggggaaaacagcaggaaaataatggGGGAAATCAGTGGGAAAATagggaaaaatgggggaaacagcaggaaaataatggGAATAATGGAGGAAATCAGTGGGAAAATGGAGGAGATAGGAGAAAATAGTGGGAAAATGAGGGgaaacaggaggaggagaggaggcctgggatggggtggggtaGTTTGGGGTGGCGTTGTGGTGAAAGGGGCCTGAACTAAATCCCGGTgaaatcccaaaaaatccccattaaatcagttttaaatCAATGTAAAATCACTATAaaattccatcccatcccatattaataattttatcttcTATCCCAAGTAGCAAATAATTCTGACTCAAGCCTTTTGTCTAAAGCTTTACCTTAACAATTAGTTTATTTTCCTGTCAATACATCCATTTCCCACCCTTTATCCATCAGGAcaaagccccagccctgctctcagaaTTCCACACTTGGCCCCACTCTGGGGCCAAAAATCCAAAAATCGGATCCAGCCCCCCCTGAGCTCCTCCCGGAGAAGGAATCCAGAAATCTCGGGTGtcctgggggggtttgggggtcctTTGTGCACCTCAGGGAGCTtccccagccaggaattcccaattcccgGAGAAGTTTGGAGGGGAAAAGACTCCCAGGCTCATCCTCATCCCTGAATTTCGGTGTTTTCCCAGCAAAACATCCCCAGCTGAGGTCACCGGGGTGCTGAGGAAGGCCCCAGAATTCGGACGAAGCTCCTCCAGGAAGCAGAGGAAACCCCCCAGGGTGACTGAGGAGCCTCCAAAGCACGggggaagcagagaaaaaaacccaaaaaattttGAGGAAGCCCCCCAAAATTTTG
This portion of the Serinus canaria isolate serCan28SL12 chromosome 25, serCan2020, whole genome shotgun sequence genome encodes:
- the LOC108963887 gene encoding intercellular adhesion molecule 5-like, producing MVAPALLALALGALGVVAVPPEGPLVSLSAPDPEPKPKEPFNVTCSVGSAVPVTNITITANNRTWPVTLSQDGHQATATVTVTKEGSVQLGCTVHVGSRKVQTSTTLQVYYVPVPLLDVTNTTMAGTELKGNCSLPADALSDIQVKVQARKRDLGEFQKPPVPFSVQVQEEDAEQGLEVTCVAEITRFTPRKKSQRIRVLVKPRLDIERCPPQQNWTEGQEGILTCNATGTPEPQVWCSKDGNSLKPGTRHPADRAHAGTYLCRASSELGTAERNVTVWVQYDDSFPLLPVLLGTLLPAAALLGLIGFLLYCYNTKIGEYWLWKRQPPPDAQPLRPRGSSPAAAAAPNGSAAP